One window of Desulfarculus baarsii DSM 2075 genomic DNA carries:
- a CDS encoding HAD family hydrolase — MHLVMFDIDGTLVQSTGFDSDCFQSSVRDVLGTHIDPNWGRYTHVTDDGVLGQILDEHNVREGRERIFGSVKELFIQRIANHIAEHGVRPVPGAREFLAALAARDDVRLALATGGWLQTAELKLRAAAIDYAEIPIATSDDHYSRVKIMETAALRGGCGQCVSKTYFGDADWDMKASAKLGYNFVLVGNGFAYGQSIADYTDIGGILALIGLR; from the coding sequence CTTGGTCCAGTCCACCGGATTCGATTCGGACTGCTTTCAATCATCGGTGCGGGATGTGCTGGGAACCCATATCGACCCCAACTGGGGCCGTTATACGCACGTGACCGACGATGGGGTTTTGGGCCAGATCCTCGACGAGCACAACGTCCGCGAAGGCCGGGAGCGCATCTTCGGCTCCGTCAAGGAGCTGTTCATCCAGCGCATAGCCAACCACATCGCCGAGCACGGCGTTCGGCCCGTGCCGGGCGCGCGGGAATTTCTGGCCGCCCTGGCCGCCCGCGACGACGTTCGCCTGGCCTTGGCCACCGGCGGCTGGCTGCAAACCGCCGAACTGAAACTGCGCGCCGCGGCCATAGATTACGCGGAGATCCCCATCGCCACCTCCGACGATCACTACAGCCGCGTCAAAATCATGGAGACGGCGGCCTTGCGGGGCGGTTGCGGCCAATGCGTCTCCAAGACGTACTTCGGCGACGCGGATTGGGACATGAAGGCCTCGGCCAAACTGGGCTACAACTTCGTCCTGGTGGGCAATGGCTTCGCATATGGGCAGTCCATCGCCGACTACACCGATATCGGCGGTATTCTGGCGCTGATCGGCCTGCGATGA
- a CDS encoding flagellar hook protein FlgE has translation MQATSFFNGVSGLKSFSQGLNIVADNLANSNTYGYKSSRAEFADVLYRELSYTGSDLTTEIDQVGQGATVWSHQLMNQGAIQETGRTLDLAIDGNGFFTVKNLDTEELYYTRAGQFGVDGVVGQEGFIINDQGYRLQGFAIGDDGEPIVGNLIDLQIPVENLPGEATTIVGLGVNLNPADTRVNQVATDIDPEVSGTYNYSSSTTVYDANGDTHQISVYYQRVDDYAGTVPEGGQTVWKASTFETQDGEQVANPADPANTFYLHFTDTGALAGVTDSTGATVSADSIGLTMDFGEAGQQAITLDFAPAAGQATTQVAEGYSTSTNTQDGFAEGGLESVAVSEDGFVTAYYSNGEMVDVGVVALTTFASPGNLRREGDNLWAYDADAGEIWVGQPTDEEFAMGAIEDQSLETSTVDTATEMMNMIIYQRAFQASSKTVTTSDEMIKTAINMKT, from the coding sequence ATGCAAGCTACTTCTTTCTTCAACGGCGTCAGCGGGCTCAAGTCTTTCTCGCAGGGGCTCAACATCGTTGCTGACAACCTGGCCAACTCCAACACCTACGGCTACAAGTCCTCCCGCGCCGAATTCGCCGACGTGCTTTACAGGGAGCTGAGCTACACCGGCTCGGACCTGACCACCGAAATCGACCAAGTCGGCCAGGGGGCCACCGTCTGGTCCCACCAGTTGATGAACCAGGGCGCCATCCAGGAGACGGGTCGGACGCTGGATCTGGCCATCGACGGCAACGGCTTCTTCACGGTCAAAAACCTCGACACCGAGGAGCTGTATTACACCCGCGCCGGCCAGTTCGGCGTGGATGGCGTGGTCGGCCAGGAGGGCTTCATCATCAACGACCAGGGCTATCGCCTGCAGGGCTTCGCCATCGGCGACGACGGAGAGCCCATCGTGGGCAACCTGATCGACCTGCAGATTCCCGTGGAAAACCTGCCCGGCGAGGCCACGACGATCGTCGGCCTGGGCGTCAACCTCAACCCCGCCGACACCAGGGTCAACCAAGTGGCCACCGACATCGACCCCGAAGTCAGCGGCACCTACAACTACAGCTCCAGCACCACCGTCTACGACGCCAATGGCGACACGCACCAGATATCGGTCTACTACCAGCGCGTCGACGATTACGCCGGCACGGTCCCCGAAGGCGGTCAGACAGTCTGGAAGGCCTCGACCTTCGAAACCCAGGACGGCGAACAGGTCGCCAACCCCGCCGATCCGGCCAACACCTTCTACCTGCACTTCACCGACACCGGGGCTTTGGCCGGCGTCACCGACAGCACCGGCGCCACCGTCAGCGCCGACAGCATCGGCCTGACCATGGACTTCGGCGAGGCCGGCCAGCAGGCCATCACCCTGGATTTCGCCCCCGCCGCCGGCCAGGCCACCACCCAGGTCGCCGAGGGCTACTCCACCTCCACCAACACCCAGGACGGCTTTGCCGAGGGCGGCCTGGAAAGCGTGGCGGTCAGCGAGGACGGCTTTGTCACGGCCTACTACAGCAACGGCGAGATGGTCGACGTGGGCGTGGTGGCCCTGACCACCTTCGCCAGCCCCGGCAACCTGCGGCGCGAGGGCGACAACCTCTGGGCCTACGACGCCGACGCCGGCGAGATCTGGGTGGGCCAACCCACCGACGAGGAATTCGCCATGGGGGCCATCGAAGACCAATCGCTGGAAACCTCCACCGTCGACACCGCCACCGAAATGATGAACATGATCATCTATCAGCGGGCCTTCCAGGCCAGCTCCAAGACCGTCACCACCTCCGACGAGATGATCAAGACCGCCATCAACATGAAGACATGA
- a CDS encoding peptidylprolyl isomerase produces MRMNVRPFFALACLLLVSTAAALLVACDRSGSTAWVAAVDDEKISLHQFNQKAAFMGLGADAKSLDAGLRKAVLDEMIQRLVILRQAAKLGVELSDQELDSEEERIHHGMDAAAFREGMLARGMDYQDWRDELARDLLVRKTIDLVLTPRISVDQSEIVAYYDEHKDQFSRPEQILALHLVLPDKKMADELVARMDRGQDMLAAAKEMGVALGSDGRPDWLGRGHMPGKLEKAVFAARPGRPAGPFHSDYGYHVVWVIEKRPAMVLPLAEAAGRIQDALAKEKKDALTVGWLEELKSESKIWVDPHFLKSGMGSNKR; encoded by the coding sequence ATGAGGATGAACGTCCGCCCATTTTTTGCGCTGGCCTGTCTGCTGCTCGTATCGACGGCGGCCGCGCTGCTTGTCGCCTGCGATCGTTCGGGCTCCACGGCCTGGGTCGCCGCCGTTGACGACGAAAAAATCTCCCTCCATCAGTTCAACCAAAAAGCCGCCTTCATGGGGCTGGGCGCCGACGCCAAGTCGTTGGACGCCGGCCTGCGCAAGGCCGTGCTGGATGAAATGATCCAGCGTTTGGTGATCCTGCGCCAGGCGGCCAAGCTGGGCGTGGAGCTGAGCGATCAGGAGTTGGACAGCGAAGAAGAGCGGATACACCACGGCATGGACGCCGCGGCCTTTCGCGAGGGCATGTTGGCCAGGGGCATGGACTACCAAGACTGGCGCGATGAGCTGGCCCGCGACCTGCTGGTGCGCAAGACCATCGACCTGGTGCTGACGCCCAGGATCAGCGTCGACCAGAGCGAGATCGTGGCTTATTACGACGAGCACAAGGATCAGTTCAGCCGCCCCGAGCAGATTTTGGCCCTGCACCTGGTCTTGCCCGACAAAAAAATGGCCGACGAGTTGGTGGCGCGCATGGACCGGGGTCAGGACATGCTGGCGGCGGCCAAGGAGATGGGCGTGGCCCTGGGCAGCGACGGCCGGCCGGATTGGTTGGGCCGCGGCCACATGCCCGGCAAGCTGGAAAAGGCCGTGTTCGCCGCGCGGCCGGGCCGTCCGGCCGGGCCGTTTCACAGCGACTACGGCTATCACGTGGTTTGGGTCATTGAAAAACGGCCGGCCATGGTTTTACCCCTGGCCGAGGCGGCCGGGCGCATTCAAGACGCGTTGGCCAAGGAGAAAAAGGACGCCTTGACCGTCGGGTGGCTGGAAGAATTAAAGAGCGAATCCAAGATTTGGGTCGACCCCCATTTCTTGAAGTCTGGCATGGGCAGTAACAAGAGGTAG
- a CDS encoding SurA N-terminal domain-containing protein, translating into MRLRSVIAGLAFVTMAFAPLAVLAEELVNRVVAVVGDEPITAAELDRSIQGLLQRLQMMQQQQGQNMAMPPAAEVRYMALNSLIDEKLFNKEVERLKISVSEEEVSMFLERLKAANNMTQQEFIARLNETGMTPEEYREKVRNDQLKRKLINYEVKNKVVISDKEVDDYLAEHPELVQGGGPQLTIQALFLKLPENAGDDVKAQLRAKAEALREEAVDGADFDEMCRANSQGPGAASGGKIGPLSKSDLLPEMGKALETMKEGDMSPVLDIPSGVVFMRLISLTDGKEGSAEVRDQVRARLENNQLEERFGEWMKELRAKTYIQIIE; encoded by the coding sequence ATGAGACTGCGTTCAGTGATCGCCGGTCTGGCGTTTGTGACGATGGCTTTCGCGCCGCTGGCGGTTTTGGCCGAGGAGTTGGTCAACCGGGTGGTGGCCGTGGTGGGCGACGAGCCGATCACCGCCGCCGAGCTGGATCGCAGCATCCAGGGGCTGCTCCAGCGGCTGCAGATGATGCAGCAGCAGCAAGGCCAGAACATGGCCATGCCGCCGGCGGCCGAGGTGCGTTACATGGCCCTCAACTCGCTGATCGACGAAAAGCTCTTCAACAAGGAAGTTGAGCGGCTGAAGATCAGCGTCAGCGAGGAAGAGGTGAGCATGTTCCTCGAGCGGCTCAAGGCCGCCAACAACATGACCCAGCAGGAGTTCATCGCCCGGCTCAACGAAACCGGCATGACCCCCGAGGAATACCGCGAAAAGGTCCGCAACGACCAACTCAAGCGCAAGCTGATCAACTACGAGGTCAAGAACAAGGTCGTCATCAGCGACAAGGAAGTGGACGACTATCTGGCCGAGCATCCCGAGTTGGTCCAGGGCGGCGGTCCGCAACTGACCATCCAGGCCCTGTTCCTCAAGCTGCCCGAGAACGCCGGCGACGACGTCAAGGCCCAACTGCGCGCCAAGGCCGAGGCCCTGCGCGAGGAGGCCGTCGACGGCGCGGACTTCGACGAGATGTGCCGCGCCAACTCCCAGGGACCGGGCGCGGCCAGCGGCGGCAAGATCGGCCCGCTGAGCAAGAGCGACCTGTTGCCCGAGATGGGCAAGGCCCTCGAGACGATGAAAGAGGGCGACATGTCGCCGGTGCTGGACATCCCCTCGGGCGTGGTGTTCATGCGCCTGATCTCGTTGACCGATGGCAAGGAAGGCTCGGCGGAGGTGCGCGACCAGGTCCGCGCCCGCTTGGAGAACAATCAGCTCGAGGAGCGCTTCGGCGAGTGGATGAAGGAGCTGCGGGCCAAGACCTACATCCAGATCATCGAGTGA
- a CDS encoding AMP-dependent synthetase/ligase encodes MHRRAAELGSRTALRYKKFGLWRDVSWREYGQTVRDVAMGFCALGLRPGEVVAIIGDNCPEWLYADLGCMSAGGVSVGIYTTNSADECAYILKHSETKIYIVENEEQLDKALEVRDDCTDMKKIVVIDTEGLRNFSDPMVISFEQLIALGKEHDAKNPGLFERRLASRKPDDLALLIYTSGTTGPPKGAMLSHENVLWTSKAMSTAQEILQDDESISFLPLSHIAERNFSTFMPLIFKNTVNFIENVDTVTDNVIEISPTVFFAVPRIWEKYASTIFIKMKDATWFKKAVFATAMSIGKKRAEARLSPQGVPALLKLTYALAHFAVFRKLKERLGFERMRVAISGAAPISADVLKFYHAIGIPLRQVYGQTEDTGPTSMHQDDIIEADNVGPAIPGVQIKIAEDGEILVKGRNVFMGYYKNPDATAETLVDGWLHSGDVGTIDERGFLKITDRKKDLIITSGGKNIAPQNIENQLKASPYINDAVAIGDRRKYMTALIFIDEDNVVKYAQDHKVPFTTYETLTQRKEVVELVQQEIDKVNETLARVEQIKKFTILPKKLMEEDGEVTPTMKLKRKAINKAYSEMIEAMYR; translated from the coding sequence ATGCATCGCCGGGCTGCCGAGTTGGGCTCGCGCACGGCGTTGCGCTACAAGAAGTTCGGCCTTTGGCGCGATGTGAGCTGGCGGGAATACGGCCAGACGGTGCGCGACGTGGCCATGGGCTTTTGCGCCCTGGGCCTGCGCCCGGGCGAGGTGGTGGCCATCATCGGCGACAACTGCCCCGAGTGGCTCTACGCCGACCTGGGCTGCATGAGCGCCGGCGGCGTTTCGGTGGGCATCTACACCACCAACTCGGCCGACGAGTGCGCCTACATTCTCAAACACTCCGAGACCAAGATCTACATCGTGGAAAACGAGGAGCAACTGGACAAGGCCCTGGAAGTCCGCGACGACTGCACCGACATGAAGAAGATCGTGGTCATCGACACCGAGGGCCTGCGCAACTTCTCCGACCCCATGGTCATCAGCTTCGAGCAACTCATTGCGCTGGGCAAGGAGCACGACGCCAAGAACCCCGGCCTGTTCGAGCGCCGCCTGGCCAGCCGCAAGCCCGACGACCTGGCCCTTCTGATCTACACCAGCGGCACCACCGGCCCGCCCAAGGGCGCCATGCTCAGCCACGAAAACGTGTTGTGGACCAGCAAGGCCATGTCCACCGCCCAGGAGATCCTGCAAGACGACGAGTCGATCAGCTTCCTGCCCCTTTCGCACATCGCCGAGCGCAACTTCTCGACGTTCATGCCGCTGATCTTCAAAAACACCGTCAACTTCATCGAAAACGTCGACACCGTCACCGACAACGTCATCGAGATATCGCCCACGGTCTTCTTCGCCGTGCCCCGCATCTGGGAAAAATACGCCAGCACCATCTTCATCAAGATGAAAGACGCCACCTGGTTCAAGAAGGCCGTTTTCGCCACGGCCATGAGCATCGGCAAAAAGAGAGCCGAGGCCAGGCTCAGCCCCCAGGGCGTGCCGGCCCTGCTCAAGCTGACTTACGCCTTGGCCCACTTCGCGGTCTTCCGCAAGCTCAAAGAGCGCCTGGGCTTCGAGCGCATGCGCGTGGCCATCAGCGGCGCGGCGCCCATCAGCGCCGACGTGCTCAAGTTCTACCACGCCATCGGCATCCCCCTGCGCCAGGTCTACGGCCAGACCGAGGACACCGGCCCCACCTCCATGCACCAGGACGACATCATCGAGGCCGACAACGTCGGCCCGGCCATCCCCGGCGTGCAGATCAAGATCGCCGAGGACGGCGAGATCCTGGTCAAGGGCCGCAACGTGTTCATGGGCTACTACAAAAACCCCGACGCCACCGCCGAGACCCTGGTCGACGGTTGGCTGCACTCCGGCGACGTGGGGACCATCGACGAGCGCGGCTTTTTGAAGATCACCGACCGTAAGAAAGACCTGATCATCACCAGCGGCGGCAAGAACATCGCCCCCCAGAACATCGAAAACCAGCTCAAGGCCAGCCCCTACATCAACGACGCCGTGGCCATCGGCGATCGCCGCAAGTACATGACCGCCCTCATTTTCATCGACGAGGACAACGTGGTCAAGTACGCCCAGGACCACAAAGTTCCCTTCACCACCTACGAGACGCTTACCCAGCGCAAGGAGGTGGTCGAGCTGGTCCAGCAGGAGATCGACAAGGTCAACGAGACTCTGGCCCGCGTCGAGCAGATCAAGAAGTTCACCATCCTGCCCAAAAAGCTCATGGAGGAAGACGGCGAGGTCACCCCCACCATGAAGCTCAAGCGCAAGGCCATCAACAAGGCCTATTCCGAGATGATCGAGGCCATGTACCGCTAG
- a CDS encoding cytochrome c3 family protein, whose product MPDQEAAPAEQNKKRWRGRTLTVGLLVALGVVLGFPLFSLTYYTMARTSTPQFCASCHEIQPAYFDWQTSSHVVNDKGFVADCMDCHLPAPHDTINFFYVKTAHGIRDVLLHFVGGPYDRQAMRQQAWATIENDQCLKCHRNLLYMPYQRGAMLAHRAVIYPRPGYEKRCTDCHRNFVHRPRGLYAYDQKM is encoded by the coding sequence ATGCCCGACCAAGAGGCCGCTCCCGCCGAACAAAACAAAAAACGCTGGCGTGGCCGGACGCTGACCGTGGGCCTGTTGGTGGCCCTGGGCGTGGTGTTGGGCTTTCCGCTGTTCAGCCTGACTTACTACACCATGGCTCGCACCTCCACGCCCCAGTTCTGCGCCAGTTGTCACGAGATCCAGCCGGCCTATTTCGACTGGCAGACCTCCAGTCACGTGGTCAACGACAAGGGCTTCGTGGCCGACTGCATGGACTGTCACCTGCCCGCGCCCCACGACACCATCAATTTCTTCTACGTCAAGACCGCCCACGGCATCCGCGACGTGCTGCTGCATTTCGTGGGCGGCCCCTACGACCGCCAGGCCATGCGTCAGCAGGCCTGGGCCACCATCGAAAACGACCAATGCCTGAAGTGCCACCGCAATCTGCTCTACATGCCTTACCAGCGTGGGGCCATGTTGGCCCATCGCGCGGTGATCTACCCCAGGCCCGGCTACGAAAAACGCTGCACGGATTGCCACCGCAATTTTGTGCACAGGCCGCGCGGCCTTTATGCCTATGACCAAAAGATGTAA
- a CDS encoding multiheme c-type cytochrome — MKRLLAWTVALLAAAVLGGAALAANESPNMPKQKEFRIERGLSPQALACIECHKAENPGIFADWAHSRHASAGITCLDCHQADEHDPDVASGHFKQYERADSPWGKSEYRVAIAAAVTPKDCSRCHPDEAKQYAQSKHANTMEIIWKIDPWLNQGQNSDFERANGCFHCHGTVLAIKDGKLDPLTWPNVGVGRVNLDGSKGSCAACHTRHRFSVAEARKPETCGQCHLGPDHPQMEIWEESKHGAIYNGAGTTWNWDAAPGTWTPGVDYRSPTCAACHMSGAGAVLTSHDVTERLSWELQAPLTIRPQDFKAFPAKSDWQDERKKMQQICLQCHAQQWVESHYSQMDGAVLLYNETYYKPALAKLEELFAKNLLPKDAYFRSPLWTEFYELWHHEGRRARMGSAMMAPDYAWWHGFYECKKRYVVFMHEADELIAHNKKAYVAQDFPGAGGSTQKPPQLFGPEAGK, encoded by the coding sequence ATGAAAAGACTCTTGGCCTGGACGGTCGCCCTGCTGGCGGCCGCGGTGCTGGGCGGGGCGGCCCTGGCGGCAAACGAGAGCCCCAACATGCCCAAACAAAAAGAGTTTCGCATCGAACGCGGCCTGAGCCCCCAGGCCCTGGCCTGCATCGAGTGCCACAAGGCCGAAAACCCCGGCATTTTTGCCGACTGGGCCCACAGCCGCCACGCCAGCGCTGGCATCACCTGCCTGGACTGTCACCAGGCCGATGAGCACGACCCCGACGTGGCCAGCGGGCACTTCAAGCAATACGAGCGCGCCGACAGCCCCTGGGGCAAGTCGGAATATCGCGTGGCCATCGCCGCGGCGGTGACGCCCAAGGATTGCAGCCGCTGCCATCCCGACGAGGCCAAGCAATACGCCCAGAGCAAGCACGCCAACACCATGGAGATCATCTGGAAGATCGACCCCTGGCTGAATCAGGGCCAGAACAGCGACTTCGAGCGGGCCAACGGCTGCTTCCATTGCCATGGCACGGTGTTGGCCATCAAGGACGGCAAGCTTGACCCCCTGACCTGGCCCAACGTGGGCGTGGGCCGCGTCAACCTGGACGGCAGCAAGGGCTCTTGCGCGGCCTGCCACACGCGCCATCGTTTCTCGGTGGCCGAGGCCCGCAAGCCCGAAACCTGCGGCCAGTGCCACCTGGGCCCCGATCACCCGCAGATGGAGATTTGGGAAGAATCCAAGCATGGGGCCATCTACAACGGCGCGGGCACGACCTGGAACTGGGACGCCGCGCCGGGCACCTGGACGCCGGGCGTGGATTACCGCTCGCCCACCTGCGCGGCCTGCCACATGTCGGGGGCCGGGGCGGTGCTGACCAGCCACGACGTCACCGAGCGCCTAAGCTGGGAGTTGCAAGCCCCGCTGACCATCCGCCCGCAGGATTTCAAGGCCTTCCCGGCCAAGAGCGACTGGCAAGACGAGCGCAAGAAGATGCAGCAAATCTGCCTGCAATGCCACGCCCAGCAGTGGGTCGAGAGCCACTACAGCCAGATGGACGGCGCGGTGCTGCTCTATAACGAGACCTATTACAAGCCGGCCCTGGCCAAGCTCGAGGAGCTTTTCGCCAAGAATCTGCTGCCCAAGGACGCCTATTTCCGCTCGCCGCTGTGGACCGAGTTCTACGAGCTGTGGCACCACGAGGGCCGCCGGGCGCGCATGGGCTCGGCGATGATGGCCCCGGACTACGCTTGGTGGCACGGCTTCTACGAGTGCAAGAAGCGCTACGTCGTTTTCATGCATGAGGCCGACGAACTGATCGCCCACAACAAGAAGGCCTACGTGGCCCAGGACTTCCCCGGCGCCGGCGGCAGCACGCAAAAGCCGCCCCAGCTCTTTGGCCCGGAGGCTGGCAAATAG
- a CDS encoding rubredoxin-like domain-containing protein has product MSQPMKMSWKCTNCGYTMEIQRPPEKCPSCKQKCEFIDVTCYTPDCFGVGKDDRLR; this is encoded by the coding sequence ATGTCTCAACCGATGAAAATGAGCTGGAAATGCACCAACTGCGGCTACACCATGGAGATTCAACGTCCGCCGGAGAAGTGCCCGTCTTGCAAGCAAAAATGCGAATTCATCGACGTGACCTGTTACACGCCCGACTGCTTTGGCGTGGGCAAGGACGACAGGCTGCGTTAG
- a CDS encoding DsrE family protein gives MKKVVLFAFNGEVMCFVHVLLNALDMEAKGWEVGVVIEGAATKLVPALAHADNPMHGLYKKVKDAGLIWAACKACSQKMGVLEAVIAEGLPLGEDMNGHPGMAAYLERGFELITF, from the coding sequence ATGAAAAAGGTCGTGCTTTTCGCCTTTAACGGCGAGGTGATGTGTTTCGTGCACGTGTTGCTCAACGCCCTGGACATGGAGGCCAAGGGCTGGGAGGTGGGCGTTGTCATCGAGGGGGCGGCCACCAAGCTTGTCCCCGCGCTGGCCCACGCCGACAACCCCATGCACGGGCTCTATAAAAAGGTCAAGGACGCCGGGCTGATCTGGGCGGCGTGCAAGGCCTGTTCGCAGAAAATGGGCGTGTTGGAGGCCGTGATCGCCGAGGGCCTGCCTCTGGGCGAGGACATGAACGGCCACCCCGGCATGGCGGCCTATCTGGAGCGAGGCTTCGAGTTGATAACCTTCTGA
- a CDS encoding flavodoxin family protein, which translates to MNVLGIYGSPRKGGNSDLLLDQALQGAREAGATTEAVYCRKLRISGCIECGACEATGQCVIDDGMQDVYPLLRQADAIILAEPIFFYGAPAQTKALIDRAQAEWSRRLLGKKTKEERKVYDGGRGYLIAVGATQGKNMFVCVELEAKYFFDALDMSYEGGMLIRGVEAKGGILEHQQTMQQAHDLGRAIAGQAGRS; encoded by the coding sequence ATGAATGTGTTGGGGATTTACGGCAGTCCGCGCAAAGGCGGCAACAGCGATCTGCTGCTGGACCAAGCCCTGCAAGGGGCCCGCGAGGCCGGAGCGACGACGGAGGCGGTCTATTGCCGCAAGCTGCGCATCTCGGGCTGTATCGAGTGCGGCGCTTGCGAGGCCACGGGCCAGTGCGTCATCGACGACGGCATGCAAGACGTTTATCCGCTGCTGCGCCAGGCCGACGCCATTATCCTGGCCGAGCCGATTTTTTTCTATGGCGCGCCGGCCCAGACCAAGGCCCTCATCGACCGGGCCCAGGCCGAGTGGTCGCGCCGTTTGCTGGGCAAAAAGACCAAGGAAGAGCGCAAGGTCTATGACGGCGGTCGGGGCTATCTGATCGCCGTTGGCGCGACCCAGGGCAAGAACATGTTCGTCTGCGTGGAGTTGGAGGCCAAGTACTTCTTTGACGCGCTGGACATGAGCTATGAAGGCGGCATGCTGATCCGCGGCGTCGAGGCCAAGGGCGGCATCCTCGAACACCAACAAACCATGCAACAGGCCCATGACCTCGGCCGCGCGATCGCCGGCCAGGCCGGGCGATCGTAA
- a CDS encoding flavodoxin domain-containing protein: MAKVLVAYATRAGETKKIAELIAEGLRFGLAEVELKDAAEIKSPEALGGYDGYVFGSATYHGEMLPSMKQLLFLGEKADLAGKVGASFGAYGWSGEAPERIFETMRHIFKMDMVGDSLRLKAASLDGAVPMAQGYGKQVGAKLA; encoded by the coding sequence ATGGCGAAAGTGCTGGTCGCTTATGCGACGCGAGCCGGAGAAACCAAGAAAATCGCCGAGTTGATCGCCGAAGGCCTGCGTTTTGGCCTGGCCGAGGTCGAGCTAAAAGACGCCGCGGAGATCAAATCGCCCGAGGCCTTGGGTGGCTATGACGGTTATGTCTTCGGTTCGGCCACCTATCATGGCGAGATGCTGCCCAGCATGAAGCAGCTTTTGTTTTTGGGCGAAAAAGCCGATCTGGCCGGCAAGGTCGGGGCCTCGTTCGGGGCCTATGGTTGGAGCGGCGAGGCGCCGGAGCGCATTTTCGAAACCATGCGCCACATCTTCAAGATGGACATGGTCGGCGACAGCCTGCGCCTGAAGGCCGCCTCCCTGGACGGGGCCGTGCCCATGGCCCAGGGCTATGGCAAGCAGGTGGGGGCCAAGCTGGCCTGA